Proteins from a genomic interval of Lycium ferocissimum isolate CSIRO_LF1 chromosome 2, AGI_CSIRO_Lferr_CH_V1, whole genome shotgun sequence:
- the LOC132047752 gene encoding uncharacterized protein LOC132047752: MAEQSQVQTSADAASSKAVIDSSHPYFISSSDSPGTLLVNSVFDGKSFGGWKRAMWIALTAKNKSGFVDGTTKEPMEGSDLRSAWCRSNNMVISWLLNSLSRDISESVLYYATAKDIWEELEARFGQSSGARLYQLQKELSDLVQGPSDIATYFTKIKRLWDELDTLDSFIPCSCDCTCKAKEKNIKSKQDERLVKFLMGLNDSYCGARGNILMISPLPTISNAYALLV; encoded by the coding sequence aTGGCTGAACAATCTCAAGTTCAAACCTCTGCTGATGCTGCTAGTTCAAAAGCAGTCATTGACTCCTCTCATCCTTACTTCATATCATCTTCAGATTCACCTGGTACTCTCCTTGTCAATTCGGTTTTCGATGGAAAAAGCTTTGGTGGGTGGAAAAGAGCTATGTGGATAGCTTTAACCGCAAAGAACAAGTCTGGTTTTGTTGATGGAACAACTAAGGAACCAATGGAGGGATCAGATCTGCGCAGTGCTTGGTGTAGATCCAACAATATGGTAATTTCTTGGCTGTTAAACTCCTTGTCTAGAGATATTTCTGAGAGTGTGCTTTATTATGCTACTGCTAAAGACATTTGGGAGGAATTGGAGGCTAGATTTGGTCAGAGTTCAGGTGCTAGACTCTACCAGCTCCAAAAAGAACTCAGTGACCTCGTTCAAGGACCATCTGATATAGCCACTTATTTCACTAAAATCAAACGACTGTGGGATGAATTAGACACTCTAGACTCATTTATTCCATGTTCTTGTGATTGTACCTGTAAGGCAAAGGAGAAAAACATTAAGTCAAAACAAGATGAAAGACTAGTTAAGTTTTTGATGGGACTGAATGATTCATACTGTGGTGCTAGGGGAAATATTCTTATGATCTCACCTTTACCTACTATCTCAAATGCTTATGCACTGTTAGTTTAA
- the LOC132047751 gene encoding secreted RxLR effector protein 161-like, with translation MEITQGKDRVLHLPEKYAKEILKKFDMENCKDMNTPMNQKEQLCKDDGAEKVEETYFRSLIGCLMYLTTIRPDILYDVSVLPRFMHCPSEVHLKAAKRIVRYIKGTITYGVKFQKSQPVKLFGYSDSDWGGSVDDLKSTSGYCFSLGLGIFLQDIVAQSTAEAEFLAATSVVNQALWLKKILVDLHMEPTGSIELSGDNGLIGQKFTLCEHSNVHNIL, from the exons ATGGAGATTACACAAGGAAAAGATAGAGTTTTGCATTTGCCAGAAAAATACGCAAAGGAAATTCTCAAGAAATTCGACATGGAAAACTgcaaagatatgaatactcctaTGAACCAAAAAGAGCAGCTATGCAAAGATGATGGAGCTGAAAAGGTGGAGGAAACATACTTCAGAAGTCTCATTGGGTGTTTGATGTATCTTACAACAATAAGACCCGATATATTGTATGATGTAAGTGTTCTACCAAGGTTCATGCATTGTCCGAGTGAAGTACATTTGAAGGCAGCCAAAAGAATTGTGCGGTACATCAAAGGAACCATCACTTATGGAGTCAAGTTTCAGAAGAGTCAACCTGTGAAGCTTTTTGGGTATTCTGACAGTGATTGGGGCGGTTCCGTGGATGATTTGAAGAGTACTTCAGGATACTGTTTCAGTCTTGGTTTAGGAATTTTCTTACAGGATATTGTGGCTCAATCTACTGCCGAAGCTGAGTTTCTGGCAGCTACATCAGTAGTAAATCAAGCATTGTGGCTGAAGAAAATTTTGGTTGATCTGCATATGGAGCCAACAGGAAGCATTGAATT GAGTGGTGATAACGGGTTAATTGGTCAGAAGTTCACATTATGTGAACATTCCAATGTTCACAATATACTCTAA